From one Rhodamnia argentea isolate NSW1041297 chromosome 1, ASM2092103v1, whole genome shotgun sequence genomic stretch:
- the LOC125314693 gene encoding actin-related protein 9-like: MDYLKTAIPSQLISERGSNLVVINPGSANIRVGLAQQDAPFTAPHCIARCTSQVPKRNVQDQMLNSQVTTAQHMEREKAYDIIASLLKIPFLDEEVTNSSSFQRKMGRVDAYNPQNGRKDSVFSWTDVYERQSSTPNQKLCCQIMDGFVYAKKNGNIVLIFPCLRFDVV; encoded by the exons ATG GATTATTTGAAGACGGCGATTCCTTCGCAGCTTATCTCGGAGAGAGGCTCCAATCTCGTCGTCATCAACCCTG GTTCTGCGAACATCAGAGTGGGCCTCGCTCAGCAGGACGCGCCTTTCACCGCCCCTCATTGCATCGCCCGGTGCACCAGCCAGGTGCCCAAGCGAAACGTGCAAGATCAG ATGCTCAATTCTCAAGTTACGACGGCACAACACATGGAGCGCGAGAAGGCTTATGATATT ATAGCATCATTGTTGAAAATTCCGTTCTTGGATGAGGAGGTCACGAACAGCAGCTCTTTCCAGCGCAAG ATGGGACGTGTTGACGCTTATAATCCACAGAATGGTAGGAAAGATTCAGTGTTTTCTTGGACGGATGTGTATGAGAGGCAAAGTTCGACTCCG AATCAGAAACTGTGCTGTCAAATCATGGACGGCTTTGTCTATGCAAAGAAAAATGGCAACATAGTACTTATATTCCCTTGTCTAAGATTTGATGTAGTATAG